In one window of Vulpes vulpes isolate BD-2025 chromosome 1, VulVul3, whole genome shotgun sequence DNA:
- the SMIM29 gene encoding small integral membrane protein 29, with translation MSNTTVPNAPQANSDSMVGYVLGPFFLITLVGVVVAVVMYVQKKKRVDRLRHHLLPMYSYDPAEELHEAEQELLSDVGDPKVVHGWQSGYQHKRMPLLDVKT, from the exons ATGAGTAACACTACAGTGCCCAATGCCCCTCAGGCCAACAGTGACTCCATGGTGGGCTACGTGCTGGGGCCTTTCTTCCTCATCACCCTGGtcggggtggtggtggctgtg GTAATGTATGTCCAGAAGAAAAAGCG agtGGACCGGCTTCGCCATCACCTGCTCCCCATGTACAGCTACGACCCTGCCGAGGAGCTACATGAGGCTGAGCAGGAGCTACTGTCTGATGTGGGGGACCCCAAG GTGGTCCATGGCTGGCAGAGTGGTTACCAGCACAAGCGGATGCCCTTACTGGATGTCAAGACCTAA